In the genome of Pediococcus claussenii ATCC BAA-344, one region contains:
- a CDS encoding GNAT family N-acetyltransferase, which yields MQIIRATKNDIPEVVQLISIILDDMELPILLQNDRSKVLELFEATFNSSLYLGNAADIIVAKKDDQILGTALGYRGTEEAILFQEFNQHFSEVGLAPQTVFDEPEASADEWYLNSLVVSPNAQHQGIGSQLLQSLNGYAHKRGVSKLGLLVDFENPQAEKLYQRNGFRYWQDQSIGTHQYRHLQKNI from the coding sequence TTGCAAATAATTCGTGCTACAAAAAATGATATCCCCGAGGTTGTCCAGCTAATTAGTATCATTCTGGATGATATGGAACTTCCGATCCTGCTGCAAAACGATCGTTCTAAAGTTTTAGAATTATTCGAAGCCACTTTCAACTCTTCGCTTTACTTAGGTAATGCTGCCGACATCATTGTAGCAAAAAAGGACGATCAAATTTTAGGCACTGCGCTTGGCTATCGCGGTACTGAGGAAGCGATTCTTTTTCAAGAATTTAATCAACACTTCAGTGAGGTTGGTTTAGCTCCACAAACTGTTTTCGATGAGCCTGAAGCGTCTGCAGATGAATGGTATTTGAATTCACTCGTAGTTTCTCCTAACGCTCAACATCAGGGAATCGGTTCCCAATTATTACAATCGCTTAATGGTTATGCTCACAAACGTGGTGTTTCTAAACTTGGGTTATTAGTTGATTTCGAGAATCCACAGGCCGAAAAGCTGTACCAAAGAAATGGTTTCAGATATTGGCAAGATCAATCTATTGGTACTCATCAATACCGGCATCTCCAAAAAAATATTTAA
- a CDS encoding gluconokinase translates to MKYIIGTDLGTTSTKSILYSTDGKVVAYSNVEYPLYHDKPDMAEENPEEIWNAVVKTIKSVGEEVDKDQIIGISFSSAMHSLLLLDENNIPLTRVITWADNRAVKYATKLKNSELGQKIYEATGTPIHPMSPLSKLIWLSEENADLLVKSRWIIGIKEYIIYRLTGEMKMEYSIANATGYFNLHTFDWDDQALSLTKATRDQLPELVDTDYTIDHLTSEAAKKINLNQNAAVTMGASDGALSNLGVGADRTGVAAITIGTSGAVRVMSNKPYLDPEGRLFCYYVAKDHWIIGGPVNNGGQVFRWVRDYIYDNESNEEIQNKRDPYDRITKDAANVPIGSHGIIFHPYFSGERAPLWNTDARGSMIGLTTSHTRADIARAVLEGIVLNLNQVLKLTESATKVNEIRATGGFARSTLWRQILTDVIGIPITIPESFESSCLAAAVLGLKAHGEINSIDKVHDMIGNTKEYAPISENHKQYVQVNKIYELVGKQLEPIYHDLAHYQRNLSQEMD, encoded by the coding sequence ATGAAATATATAATTGGAACCGATTTAGGCACAACTAGTACAAAGTCAATATTGTACAGTACTGATGGAAAAGTTGTTGCATATTCGAACGTTGAATATCCCCTTTACCATGACAAACCAGATATGGCCGAGGAAAATCCTGAGGAAATTTGGAATGCCGTTGTAAAGACCATTAAATCTGTAGGAGAAGAGGTTGATAAGGATCAAATTATTGGAATCTCCTTCTCGTCTGCCATGCACAGCTTGTTGTTATTAGATGAAAATAACATACCATTAACTCGAGTGATTACATGGGCAGATAATCGTGCTGTTAAGTATGCGACTAAACTAAAAAATTCTGAACTTGGTCAAAAAATTTACGAAGCAACTGGCACACCAATTCATCCGATGAGTCCCCTTTCCAAACTGATTTGGCTATCAGAAGAAAATGCAGATTTGTTAGTTAAATCTCGTTGGATTATTGGTATTAAAGAGTATATTATTTACCGTTTAACTGGCGAAATGAAAATGGAATATTCAATTGCAAATGCAACCGGATACTTCAACCTGCATACATTCGATTGGGACGATCAGGCTCTCAGCCTGACAAAGGCCACCCGTGATCAGCTTCCTGAATTAGTTGATACTGATTACACCATTGATCACTTAACATCTGAAGCAGCCAAAAAGATCAATTTAAACCAAAATGCTGCTGTAACAATGGGAGCAAGTGATGGGGCCCTTTCAAACTTAGGGGTAGGAGCCGATAGAACAGGAGTTGCAGCAATCACAATCGGAACCTCTGGTGCTGTTCGCGTTATGTCTAACAAACCATATCTTGATCCAGAAGGGCGTTTATTCTGTTACTACGTTGCAAAAGATCATTGGATCATCGGTGGACCCGTTAATAATGGCGGACAAGTGTTCCGCTGGGTTCGTGATTATATTTATGATAATGAAAGCAACGAAGAAATCCAAAACAAACGAGATCCATATGATCGTATCACTAAAGATGCAGCTAACGTTCCAATTGGTTCCCATGGAATTATTTTTCATCCTTATTTTAGTGGTGAACGTGCGCCTCTTTGGAACACAGACGCTCGTGGTTCAATGATTGGCCTAACAACTTCCCACACCCGAGCCGACATTGCCCGCGCGGTATTAGAAGGCATCGTCCTTAACCTAAATCAGGTATTAAAACTCACTGAATCAGCAACTAAAGTAAACGAGATTAGGGCCACTGGAGGCTTTGCCCGCTCTACCCTCTGGCGCCAAATTTTAACTGACGTAATTGGTATTCCGATTACCATTCCAGAAAGCTTTGAAAGCTCCTGTCTTGCTGCTGCTGTACTGGGATTAAAGGCTCATGGTGAAATAAACAGCATTGATAAAGTTCATGACATGATCGGTAATACAAAAGAATATGCACCTATCAGCGAAAATCATAAACAATATGTACAGGTTAATAAAATATACGAACTTGTAGGGAAGCAACTTGAGCCCATCTACCATGATTTGGCTCATTACCAACGGAATCTAAGTCAGGAGATGGATTAA
- the smpB gene encoding SsrA-binding protein SmpB, which translates to MAKKIKAKDDSLAQNKKARHDYAISDTVEAGIALTGTEIKSVRERRITLRDGFVQVRNDEAYLMNVNISEYAEGNQFNHDPLRNRKLLLHKKQILALEEQTKNKGITIVPLKVYLKKGFAKVLIGVAKGKREYDKRQDIKKRDQQREIERTLRRRAK; encoded by the coding sequence ATGGCCAAAAAGATTAAAGCCAAAGACGACTCTCTGGCACAAAATAAAAAGGCGCGTCATGATTATGCTATTTCAGATACGGTTGAAGCGGGTATTGCATTAACTGGAACTGAGATTAAGTCGGTTAGGGAGCGTAGAATTACGCTACGTGACGGATTTGTTCAAGTTAGAAATGACGAAGCATATTTGATGAATGTTAACATTAGCGAATATGCTGAGGGTAATCAGTTTAATCATGATCCATTGCGAAATCGAAAGCTACTTTTGCATAAAAAGCAGATATTAGCGTTAGAAGAACAAACTAAGAATAAGGGAATTACAATTGTCCCCTTGAAGGTTTATTTAAAAAAAGGTTTTGCAAAGGTTTTGATTGGAGTAGCCAAAGGTAAGCGTGAATACGATAAACGACAGGATATCAAGAAACGCGATCAACAAAGAGAAATTGAGCGGACTCTGAGAAGACGGGCTAAATAA
- a CDS encoding MurR/RpiR family transcriptional regulator: protein MAENVNVSSLINAYYSRLNLKEQSVADHIRQDPIKVVEGTISDLAKETEVSPATITRLIHHLDFDSYRDFRSELTRLVNQKAGSTIDFPETFESSMQAVARRTFDEASIAFEQTVNLLNEETLTEIVNKISNAGQIGFYGLGGSSVVALSAYHKFLRTGIPCQHNIDFDIQLMQASQMKKGDVAIIISHTGRNTQTELIEDVLVEQGVTIIAISSFANSPIAQKARYKLISVSEETKMRIEGITSELVQIGLIQSLFLMVMIQDNTGIEGVRRVIKRTRTKK, encoded by the coding sequence ATGGCCGAAAATGTAAATGTTTCTTCACTAATCAATGCGTATTACTCCCGTTTGAATTTAAAAGAACAGAGTGTGGCAGATCATATTAGACAGGATCCAATTAAGGTAGTTGAGGGCACAATTTCAGATTTAGCAAAGGAAACTGAAGTTTCGCCTGCAACCATTACACGGCTAATCCATCATCTTGATTTTGACAGCTATAGGGATTTCAGAAGTGAGCTAACAAGATTGGTTAACCAAAAGGCTGGTTCTACGATTGATTTTCCTGAGACATTTGAATCAAGTATGCAAGCAGTCGCACGACGAACCTTTGATGAGGCTAGTATTGCATTTGAGCAAACCGTTAATTTATTAAACGAAGAAACGCTTACCGAAATTGTTAATAAGATATCAAATGCTGGTCAAATCGGATTTTATGGTTTGGGTGGTTCTTCTGTAGTAGCTCTTAGTGCGTACCATAAGTTTTTGCGGACGGGAATTCCTTGTCAACATAACATTGATTTTGATATTCAATTAATGCAAGCTTCACAGATGAAGAAGGGTGACGTGGCGATTATTATTTCTCATACTGGACGTAATACGCAGACGGAATTGATTGAAGATGTGCTAGTGGAGCAGGGCGTGACTATTATTGCAATTTCAAGTTTTGCTAATTCACCGATTGCGCAAAAGGCACGTTATAAATTGATTTCTGTCTCTGAGGAAACAAAAATGCGAATTGAAGGAATTACCTCAGAGCTAGTACAAATTGGACTAATTCAATCTTTGTTTTTGATGGTGATGATCCAGGATAATACGGGCATTGAGGGAGTTAGAAGGGTAATCAAACGGACCAGAACAAAGAAATAA
- a CDS encoding APC family permease, whose translation MKKMTSLQYISWPVLALMAFVNVIGFDDIIYNFKNQGLGVITSWIILFSLYIIPYGLMVGQLGSTFSSEGGGLTTWIRETSGETLGFFTAWTYWVASIPYVVDTANSVVVAIGWLINGDNSMERNMSNQMFALLTFLVFIVFILLQSRLRHSLQILSIVGGGAMFLMTVLFVILTAVDLVGGAKIASAPLNVGMFVPKFNLHFLSTLGLLIYATSGSEIVAPYVTRMKNPRRDFPKSIILLTAMAGFLTIFGSFSLGVFFNHNHLPVDLKMNGSYYAFDIVGQQLGLGHSMLFAFTITQLLYMFALLALLLDAMTRMLVSDTSPHFMPKQLLKINKNGIPINGYILTSALSAGILLLGVFLPNMNEIFNWLLNLNGIVSPYVTCWIFFAFMQIRKRSSEFNSAYVFIKNDKVAYWVGFWCFAVTFIAATFGVFPQDVPFGSGTYWHELILNIITPAIMLALGWILPLIARWQNDN comes from the coding sequence ATGAAAAAAATGACAAGCTTACAGTATATCAGCTGGCCAGTCTTGGCCCTAATGGCATTTGTAAATGTAATTGGGTTTGATGACATAATTTATAATTTTAAGAATCAAGGTTTAGGAGTTATCACGTCCTGGATAATCCTGTTTTCTTTGTATATTATTCCATATGGCTTAATGGTCGGTCAGCTAGGATCTACATTTAGTAGTGAGGGTGGCGGTTTAACTACTTGGATTCGTGAAACTAGCGGCGAAACTCTTGGCTTTTTCACCGCTTGGACCTATTGGGTGGCTTCGATCCCCTATGTCGTTGATACTGCCAATTCAGTTGTTGTCGCTATTGGATGGCTAATCAACGGTGATAATTCTATGGAACGAAATATGTCAAATCAGATGTTTGCCCTTCTTACGTTCCTAGTATTTATTGTTTTTATCTTATTGCAGTCCCGACTTCGACATTCACTTCAAATTCTAAGCATTGTCGGCGGTGGAGCAATGTTTTTAATGACGGTTTTATTTGTTATCCTTACTGCAGTTGACCTAGTTGGAGGCGCCAAGATTGCCTCTGCGCCTTTAAACGTTGGTATGTTTGTCCCTAAGTTTAATTTACATTTTTTATCTACTTTAGGACTTTTAATATACGCAACTAGTGGATCAGAGATTGTTGCACCCTACGTAACTCGGATGAAAAATCCTCGCCGTGACTTTCCTAAATCAATCATTCTACTGACCGCAATGGCTGGCTTTTTGACTATTTTTGGATCGTTTTCACTTGGTGTCTTCTTCAATCATAATCATTTACCAGTTGATCTAAAAATGAACGGCTCGTATTATGCGTTCGACATTGTTGGACAACAACTTGGGTTAGGGCATTCCATGCTTTTTGCTTTTACAATCACCCAGCTTTTATACATGTTTGCACTCTTAGCACTACTACTTGACGCAATGACGCGAATGCTTGTTTCTGACACAAGCCCCCATTTTATGCCAAAACAGCTACTGAAAATAAATAAAAATGGAATTCCAATCAACGGTTATATATTAACCTCAGCTTTAAGTGCCGGAATTTTATTGTTAGGCGTTTTCTTACCAAACATGAACGAAATATTCAACTGGCTACTTAACCTAAACGGAATTGTTTCACCATATGTAACGTGCTGGATTTTCTTTGCTTTCATGCAAATCCGTAAAAGATCCAGTGAATTTAATTCAGCCTACGTCTTCATTAAAAATGACAAAGTTGCTTATTGGGTTGGATTCTGGTGTTTCGCTGTTACATTTATTGCGGCTACTTTTGGTGTCTTTCCACAGGATGTACCGTTTGGTAGTGGAACCTACTGGCATGAACTAATTCTTAACATCATTACTCCGGCAATCATGCTCGCCCTAGGCTGGATACTACCGTTAATTGCGCGGTGGCAAAATGATAATTAA
- the gnd gene encoding phosphogluconate dehydrogenase (NAD(+)-dependent, decarboxylating), translated as MKVGVIGLGKMGMNLALNMKENKHQPIGFDLDSKNLKEAQNLDIMTASNMDNLLSQLDEQKIVWAMVPSGKPTDSVLTELSEKLSKNDIIIDGGNSFYKDSIKHNELFTEKGIHFFDVGTSGGMSGARNDGNFMIGGDAEAFKIIEPLFKAIAAKNGYLYTGKAGSGHYLKMVHNGVEYGMMASIGEGFDVLEHSPFEYDNEAVARVWNNGSVIRSWLMELAEDAFKEDGNLDNIKGTMHSSGEGRWTLDEALNQEIATPVIAMALLMRYRSLENDTFSGKVVSALRNGFGGHATDKE; from the coding sequence ATGAAAGTTGGAGTAATTGGTTTAGGAAAAATGGGTATGAATCTGGCTTTAAACATGAAAGAAAATAAACATCAGCCTATTGGATTTGATTTGGATTCTAAAAATCTAAAAGAGGCGCAAAATCTAGACATTATGACAGCCTCAAACATGGACAACCTTTTATCACAACTTGATGAGCAAAAGATTGTTTGGGCAATGGTACCATCAGGCAAACCAACTGATAGCGTTTTAACCGAATTATCTGAAAAACTTTCCAAAAACGATATTATAATTGATGGCGGAAATTCCTTTTACAAAGATAGTATCAAACATAATGAACTATTTACTGAAAAAGGAATTCATTTCTTTGATGTCGGTACTTCAGGTGGAATGAGTGGCGCACGTAACGACGGAAACTTTATGATAGGTGGAGATGCAGAAGCATTTAAGATCATCGAACCTCTTTTCAAGGCAATTGCTGCCAAAAATGGATACTTATACACAGGAAAAGCCGGTAGTGGTCATTATCTAAAAATGGTACATAACGGTGTGGAATACGGCATGATGGCCTCCATTGGAGAAGGGTTCGATGTTTTGGAACATAGTCCCTTTGAATACGATAACGAAGCTGTTGCTCGCGTGTGGAATAACGGCTCTGTTATCCGCAGCTGGCTAATGGAGCTTGCAGAAGATGCTTTTAAAGAAGACGGAAACCTTGATAACATTAAGGGAACCATGCATTCTTCTGGTGAAGGTCGTTGGACCTTGGATGAGGCTCTTAATCAGGAGATTGCCACTCCTGTAATTGCCATGGCACTCTTAATGCGTTACCGATCACTTGAAAACGATACATTTTCTGGAAAAGTTGTTTCGGCTCTCCGGAATGGTTTTGGCGGACATGCAACTGATAAGGAGTAA
- a CDS encoding gluconate:H+ symporter, translating to MPFIVLTIGIIFLLLLIIKFKFNTYIALILTAVLVGIGLGMPLEKIATSIQNGIGGQLGELALVFGFGAILGRLVADAGGAYTISTTLIDFFGRKRLQIAIVIASFIIGLALFFEVGIVLLIPIVFAIAIEAQVPILYLGIPMGAALSVTHGFLPPHPAPTAIATTLGANVGHVLLFGIIIAIPTVYIAGPLFSKVAQKFVPDAFTGKPDLSKVGKQRRFNISEAPSFGLSVLTSLFPVILMTITTVYELVINKGVTPKHPDIVDQIVQLIGSPGIAMLISLLFALWAMGAHQHKNNAQITETIEEAVRSIAMLLLIIGGGGAFKQILIDGGVGAAVAKMFVGSSISPLLLGWLVAVLLRVSLGSATVAALTAAGLVAPLMTQTGVDPALMVIAIGSGSVAASHVNDAGFWMFKEYFNLSIKQTLLTWTVLETIIAFCGLVGVLMLNMVFH from the coding sequence ATGCCATTTATCGTTCTTACAATTGGGATTATTTTCCTATTACTATTAATAATAAAATTCAAATTTAATACTTATATTGCACTAATCCTTACAGCTGTACTAGTAGGAATAGGGCTGGGCATGCCCTTAGAAAAGATTGCTACCAGTATTCAAAATGGTATTGGCGGACAGCTCGGAGAATTAGCTCTTGTTTTCGGTTTTGGTGCGATTCTAGGTCGTTTAGTTGCTGATGCCGGTGGCGCTTATACGATTTCAACTACCTTAATTGACTTTTTCGGACGCAAAAGACTGCAAATCGCAATTGTGATTGCTTCGTTCATTATTGGTCTTGCATTGTTTTTTGAGGTTGGAATCGTACTTCTGATTCCAATTGTATTCGCTATCGCAATCGAAGCTCAGGTTCCAATTCTTTATTTAGGTATTCCAATGGGTGCTGCCCTCTCGGTAACACATGGCTTTCTGCCACCACATCCAGCACCAACTGCAATTGCAACTACATTAGGTGCTAATGTTGGGCATGTATTACTTTTTGGAATAATTATTGCGATTCCAACGGTTTATATAGCTGGTCCCCTCTTCTCAAAAGTTGCTCAAAAATTTGTTCCAGATGCGTTCACAGGCAAACCTGATTTATCTAAAGTTGGTAAACAACGCCGATTTAATATTTCGGAAGCACCAAGCTTTGGACTAAGCGTTTTAACATCCCTGTTTCCAGTAATCCTTATGACAATCACCACAGTTTATGAACTGGTTATCAACAAGGGGGTTACTCCAAAACATCCAGATATAGTTGACCAAATTGTTCAATTGATTGGTTCGCCTGGTATCGCAATGCTAATTTCACTATTGTTTGCACTTTGGGCAATGGGCGCTCATCAGCATAAAAATAATGCACAAATTACTGAAACAATTGAAGAAGCTGTCCGTTCCATCGCTATGCTTTTGCTAATCATTGGTGGTGGTGGTGCTTTTAAACAAATATTAATCGATGGTGGTGTGGGTGCTGCCGTTGCTAAAATGTTTGTTGGAAGTAGTATTTCCCCCCTCCTACTCGGATGGTTAGTAGCTGTACTACTACGTGTATCCCTTGGCTCGGCCACAGTGGCCGCGTTAACTGCAGCAGGGTTAGTTGCTCCACTAATGACTCAAACCGGAGTCGATCCTGCCTTAATGGTTATTGCAATTGGTTCTGGAAGTGTTGCAGCTTCTCATGTAAATGATGCAGGCTTTTGGATGTTTAAAGAATACTTCAACCTATCTATTAAGCAAACATTACTAACCTGGACAGTTCTTGAAACGATCATCGCATTCTGTGGACTTGTAGGTGTATTAATGCTTAATATGGTATTTCACTAA
- a CDS encoding LURP-one-related/scramblase family protein: MQRYYLKSQGLENKGATIIRDAKHNSKYMLVGKWGIKNDALSVYDVGGTLLAELKQITDGNTPTFKIFQNGNEIGTVTTPVGFIKGFLFVKNLRWIIMGDTVTCHFNVRQGFKHKLEVNRVQINSSPYIELNVFDDHYIPVYICLAAILDRWVQRRPPVQEPRIVRSWNLEQGTTSYNNISKEN, from the coding sequence ATGCAAAGATATTATTTAAAAAGTCAGGGCCTTGAAAATAAAGGTGCAACGATAATCCGCGATGCTAAACATAACTCAAAATACATGTTAGTTGGCAAATGGGGCATTAAAAATGATGCTCTATCCGTTTATGATGTCGGTGGAACGCTATTAGCTGAGCTCAAACAAATCACCGACGGAAATACGCCAACCTTCAAAATTTTTCAAAATGGCAACGAAATTGGAACCGTCACAACCCCAGTTGGCTTCATAAAGGGATTTTTGTTCGTTAAAAATCTAAGATGGATTATTATGGGTGATACTGTAACTTGTCATTTCAATGTTCGCCAAGGATTTAAGCACAAACTTGAAGTCAACCGTGTTCAAATCAATAGTAGTCCCTACATCGAACTAAACGTTTTCGATGACCACTATATTCCTGTCTACATCTGTTTGGCAGCAATTCTAGATCGCTGGGTTCAGCGACGTCCTCCCGTCCAAGAGCCACGAATTGTTCGATCATGGAATTTAGAACAAGGAACTACCTCATATAACAATATTTCAAAGGAGAATTAG